A genomic segment from Acetomicrobium sp. S15 = DSM 107314 encodes:
- a CDS encoding aminotransferase class I/II-fold pyridoxal phosphate-dependent enzyme produces the protein MRLADRRERLMGEGAFDVLAKVKELEARGKNIISFAIGEPDFDTPAHIKEAAMEALRRGETHYSPSAGIRQLRESVARYIEKSRGVPVRPEEVVVCPGAKPALFCGIFCCVNEGDEVIYPSPCFPAYESLVRYVGAVPVPLPLKEERAFSFDPKELEALITPKTKMIIINTPQNPTGGVLPSSDLDLIAELAVKH, from the coding sequence ATGCGTCTGGCAGACCGAAGGGAGCGCCTTATGGGAGAGGGAGCCTTTGACGTATTGGCAAAGGTGAAGGAGCTTGAGGCACGGGGCAAAAATATAATAAGCTTCGCTATAGGAGAACCGGACTTCGATACGCCCGCGCACATTAAAGAGGCAGCTATGGAGGCCCTGCGCCGAGGGGAAACCCACTATAGTCCATCCGCCGGTATAAGACAGCTTCGGGAGTCAGTGGCGCGCTATATCGAAAAGAGTAGGGGTGTCCCGGTGAGGCCGGAAGAAGTCGTGGTCTGCCCCGGGGCCAAACCGGCCCTCTTCTGTGGCATCTTTTGCTGCGTGAATGAGGGGGACGAGGTAATATATCCATCCCCGTGTTTTCCCGCTTATGAATCCCTCGTGCGTTATGTGGGAGCCGTGCCGGTGCCTCTTCCGCTGAAGGAAGAGAGGGCCTTCAGCTTCGATCCTAAAGAGCTCGAAGCGCTCATAACTCCTAAGACAAAGATGATAATCATAAATACGCCGCAAAATCCGACGGGAGGCGTGCTGCCGTCCTCGGACCTCGATCTTATTGCGGAACTTGCCGTAAAGCAC